The following are from one region of the Streptomyces rubrogriseus genome:
- a CDS encoding DegV family protein has translation MSRHVAIVTDSTAYLPARAMERHGITAVPLTVVLGDRALEEGTEISTRSLAQALQKRRPVTTSRPSPELFAETYRRIAESGADGIVSLHLSAELSGTHDAAVLAAREAPVPVRVVDTGVIAMALGFCALAAADTAEAGGTVDEAVTAAEKRAAGTSAYFYVDTLDYLRRGGRIGAAQALFGSALAVKPLLQLEGGRIEPLEKVRTASKAIARLEEIAADRAGGAPVDIAVHHLAAPDRASALADRLRDRVPGLADLHVSEVGAVIGAHTGPGLLGVVVSSR, from the coding sequence ATGTCCCGCCATGTCGCTATCGTCACGGATTCAACGGCCTACCTCCCGGCCCGGGCGATGGAGCGGCACGGCATCACCGCGGTACCCCTGACCGTCGTCCTGGGTGACCGGGCCCTGGAGGAGGGCACCGAGATCTCGACCCGTTCCCTGGCCCAGGCGCTGCAGAAACGGCGACCCGTCACCACCTCCCGCCCGAGCCCCGAGCTCTTCGCCGAGACCTACCGCAGGATCGCCGAGTCCGGCGCCGACGGCATCGTCTCCCTGCACCTGTCCGCAGAACTCTCCGGCACCCACGACGCGGCCGTCCTCGCGGCGCGCGAGGCGCCCGTCCCGGTCCGCGTCGTGGACACCGGGGTGATCGCGATGGCTCTGGGGTTCTGCGCGCTCGCCGCCGCGGACACGGCGGAGGCGGGCGGCACGGTGGACGAGGCCGTCACGGCCGCGGAGAAGCGGGCCGCGGGCACCTCCGCCTACTTCTACGTCGACACCCTCGACTATCTGCGCCGCGGCGGCCGGATCGGGGCGGCCCAGGCGCTGTTCGGCTCCGCCCTCGCCGTGAAACCCCTGCTCCAGCTGGAGGGGGGCCGCATCGAACCCCTGGAGAAGGTCCGGACGGCGTCCAAGGCCATCGCCCGGCTGGAGGAGATCGCCGCCGACCGGGCGGGCGGCGCGCCCGTCGACATCGCCGTGCACCATCTCGCCGCCCCGGACCGGGCGTCGGCCCTGGCGGACCGTCTGCGGGACCGGGTTCCCGGGTTGGCCGACCTGCACGTGAGCGAGGTCGGCGCGGTGATCGGCGCGCACACGGGGCCGGGGCTGCTGGGGGTCGTGGTCTCGTCGCGGTGA
- the leuS gene encoding leucine--tRNA ligase, with amino-acid sequence MSETNPAATAPVSADAAPHRYTAAMAAEIEARWQDFWDAEGTYAAPNPKGDLAGDPELVAKPKKFIMDMFPYPSGAGLHVGHPLGYIATDVFARFQRMTGHNVLHTLGFDAFGLPAEQYAVQTGTHPRVSTEANMKNMQSQLRRLGLGHDKRRSFATIDPEYYKWTQWIFLQIFNSWYDDEAKKARPIAELVAQFESGEREVPGHAGRAWSSLGEAERADVLGEFRLAYASDAPVNWCPGLGTVLANEEVTADGRSERGNFPVFKSKLRQWNMRITAYADRLLDDLDELDWPEAIKLQQRNWIGRSEGARVDFPVDGERITVFTTRPDTLFGATYMVLAPEHPLVEKFTPAVWPEGTRDAWTGGHATPTEAVAAYRAQAASKSDVERQAEAKDKTGVFIGAYATNPVNGEQVPVFVADYVLMGYGTGAIMAVPAHDSRDFEFARAFELPVRCVVEPTDGRGTDTSTWDEAFASYDAKIVNSSGTDVSLDGLGVVEAKERVTEWLERAGAGAGTVNFRLRDWLFSRQRYWGEPFPIVYDEDGIAHSLPASMLPLELPEVEDYSPRTFDPDDADTKPETPLSRNEDWVNVTLDLGDGRGPRKYRRETNTMPNWAGSCWYELRYLDPHNGERLVDPEIEQYWMGPREGLPHGGVDLYVGGAEHAVLHLLYARFWSKVLFDLGHVSSAEPFHKLFNQGMIQAYVYRDSRGIAVPAAEVEERDGAYYYQGEKVSRLLGKMGKSLKNAVTPDEICAEYGADTLRLYEMAMGPLDVSRPWDTRAVVGQFRLLQRLWRNVVDEDTGELSVADVAESDIDADTLRALHKAVDGVRQDLEGMRFNTAIAKVTELNNHLTKAGGPVPRSVAERLVLLVAPLAPHVAEELWRKLGHESSVVHEDFPVADPAYVVDETVTCVVQIKGKVKARLEVAPSISEDDLEKAALADEKVVAALGGAGIRKVIVRAPKLVNIVPA; translated from the coding sequence ATGAGCGAGACGAACCCCGCGGCGACCGCCCCTGTGTCGGCGGATGCCGCGCCGCACCGCTACACGGCTGCCATGGCCGCCGAGATCGAGGCACGCTGGCAGGACTTCTGGGACGCCGAGGGGACGTACGCCGCGCCGAACCCCAAGGGTGACCTGGCGGGCGACCCGGAGCTGGTCGCCAAGCCCAAGAAGTTCATCATGGACATGTTCCCGTACCCCTCGGGTGCGGGCCTGCACGTCGGCCACCCCCTGGGGTACATCGCCACCGACGTCTTCGCCCGCTTCCAGCGGATGACCGGCCACAACGTCCTGCACACCCTGGGCTTCGACGCCTTCGGCCTGCCCGCCGAGCAGTACGCGGTGCAGACCGGCACGCACCCGCGCGTGTCCACCGAAGCCAACATGAAGAACATGCAGAGCCAGCTGCGCCGGCTGGGTCTGGGCCACGACAAGCGCCGGTCGTTCGCCACGATCGACCCCGAGTACTACAAGTGGACCCAGTGGATCTTCCTGCAGATCTTCAACTCCTGGTACGACGACGAGGCGAAGAAGGCCCGTCCGATCGCCGAGCTGGTCGCGCAGTTCGAGTCCGGTGAACGGGAGGTCCCGGGCCACGCCGGCCGGGCGTGGAGCAGCCTGGGCGAGGCCGAGCGCGCCGACGTGCTGGGCGAGTTCCGCCTGGCCTACGCCTCCGACGCGCCGGTCAACTGGTGCCCCGGACTGGGCACCGTGCTGGCCAACGAGGAGGTCACCGCCGACGGCCGCTCCGAGCGCGGCAACTTCCCCGTCTTCAAGTCCAAGCTGCGCCAGTGGAACATGCGCATCACCGCCTACGCCGACCGGCTGCTGGACGACCTGGACGAGCTGGACTGGCCCGAGGCGATCAAGCTGCAGCAGCGCAACTGGATCGGCCGCTCCGAGGGCGCCCGCGTCGACTTCCCCGTGGACGGCGAGCGCATCACGGTCTTCACCACCCGCCCCGACACCCTGTTCGGCGCGACCTACATGGTGCTGGCGCCCGAGCACCCGCTGGTCGAGAAGTTCACCCCGGCCGTCTGGCCCGAAGGCACCCGCGACGCGTGGACCGGCGGCCACGCCACCCCGACCGAGGCCGTCGCCGCGTACCGCGCGCAGGCCGCCTCCAAGTCCGACGTCGAGCGGCAGGCCGAGGCCAAGGACAAGACCGGCGTCTTCATCGGCGCGTACGCCACCAACCCGGTCAACGGCGAGCAGGTCCCGGTCTTCGTCGCCGACTACGTGCTGATGGGCTACGGCACCGGCGCCATCATGGCCGTCCCGGCGCACGACTCCCGCGACTTCGAGTTCGCGCGGGCCTTCGAGCTGCCCGTCAGGTGCGTCGTCGAGCCGACGGACGGCCGCGGCACCGACACGTCGACGTGGGACGAGGCCTTCGCCTCCTACGACGCGAAGATCGTGAACTCCTCCGGTACGGACGTCTCCCTGGACGGTCTGGGCGTCGTCGAGGCCAAGGAGCGCGTCACCGAGTGGCTGGAGCGCGCCGGAGCCGGTGCGGGCACCGTCAACTTCCGCCTGCGCGACTGGCTGTTCAGCCGCCAGCGCTACTGGGGCGAGCCCTTCCCGATCGTCTACGACGAGGACGGCATCGCCCACTCCCTGCCCGCCTCGATGCTGCCGCTGGAGCTGCCCGAGGTCGAGGACTACTCCCCGCGCACCTTCGACCCGGACGACGCCGACACCAAGCCCGAGACCCCGCTGTCCCGCAACGAGGACTGGGTCAACGTCACCCTGGACCTGGGCGACGGCCGCGGCCCGCGCAAGTACCGCCGCGAGACCAACACCATGCCCAACTGGGCCGGCTCCTGCTGGTACGAGCTGCGCTACCTGGACCCGCACAACGGCGAGCGGCTGGTCGACCCCGAGATCGAGCAGTACTGGATGGGCCCGCGCGAGGGGCTGCCGCACGGCGGCGTCGACCTGTACGTCGGCGGCGCCGAGCACGCCGTGCTGCACCTGCTGTACGCGCGCTTCTGGTCCAAGGTGCTGTTCGACCTGGGGCACGTCTCCTCGGCCGAGCCGTTCCACAAGCTGTTCAACCAGGGCATGATCCAGGCCTACGTCTACCGCGACAGCCGCGGCATCGCGGTGCCCGCCGCCGAGGTCGAGGAGCGCGACGGCGCCTACTACTACCAGGGCGAGAAGGTCTCCCGGCTGCTGGGCAAGATGGGCAAGTCCCTGAAGAACGCGGTCACCCCCGACGAGATCTGCGCCGAGTACGGCGCCGACACGCTGCGCCTGTACGAGATGGCGATGGGCCCGCTGGACGTGTCCCGGCCGTGGGACACCCGCGCGGTGGTCGGCCAGTTCCGGCTGCTGCAGCGGCTGTGGCGCAACGTCGTCGACGAGGACACCGGCGAACTGTCCGTGGCGGACGTCGCGGAGAGCGACATCGACGCCGACACCCTGCGCGCCCTGCACAAGGCCGTCGACGGCGTGCGGCAGGACCTGGAGGGCATGCGGTTCAACACCGCCATCGCCAAGGTCACCGAGCTGAACAACCACCTGACCAAGGCCGGGGGCCCGGTCCCGCGGTCGGTCGCCGAGCGCCTGGTGCTGCTGGTCGCGCCGCTGGCCCCGCACGTCGCCGAGGAGCTGTGGCGCAAGCTGGGGCACGAGTCCTCCGTCGTCCACGAGGACTTCCCGGTCGCCGACCCCGCATACGTCGTCGACGAGACCGTGACCTGCGTCGTCCAGATCAAGGGCAAGGTCAAGGCACGGCTGGAGGTCGCCCCCTCCATCTCCGAGGACGACCTGGAGAAGGCCGCGCTGGCCGACGAGAAGGTCGTGGCCGCGCTGGGCGGGGCCGGGATCCGCAAGGTGATCGTGCGGGCACCGAAGCTGGTGAACATCGTCCCGGCGTAG